The region AGTCCTTAATGGCCTCGCCCAAAAACCAGAAAAAGGCATCAGCGTCATGCCGGACTTGATCCGGCATCTTTGTAATTTCAGCCCCCTCCGGGTTCCGGTCTGCACCGGAATGACAAAAATCGGACTTTTGCGACCTTGTCAGTCCTTAATGGTTTGCAAAAACAGAGCGATACTAAAACCGCCTTTTTTTAGCAAGGTGTTTGCAGACATCTCATTCAAAAAACCGGTTTGCTATCTGCGCCCAATTTCAACAAGCCCGGACGAATACTGAGCAGCCTTTTCCACATAGTGAAGAGCACCCATGATTATTTGCTTTTCAGAATCCGGCCCGAGGGTCCTTTTAACCACACCTGGAATTCCGGCGACAAGGGAATATGGAGGTATTACCGTATTTTCAAGAACAACGGAACCCGCTGCTATAATGCTTCCTTTCCCGATTTTTGATCTGTTCATAATTATCGAGCCCATACCTATGAGGCAATTATCTTCAATTATGCATCCGTGAATAATGCATCTGTGTCCGACAGTAACCCTGTCTCCGATGACGGCAGGAGCGCCCGGATCTGCGTGTATGATTGAAAGATCCTGGA is a window of Desulforegula conservatrix Mb1Pa DNA encoding:
- a CDS encoding gamma carbonic anhydrase family protein codes for the protein MIYEFCGVKPEIHESVVLAPASSVMGRVRIGENSSVWFGSVLRGDTENIVIGRESNIQDLSIIHADPGAPAVIGDRVTVGHRCIIHGCIIEDNCLIGMGSIIMNRSKIGKGSIIAAGSVVLENTVIPPYSLVAGIPGVVKRTLGPDSEKQIIMGALHYVEKAAQYSSGLVEIGRR